In a genomic window of Bradyrhizobium ontarionense:
- a CDS encoding LysR substrate-binding domain-containing protein, whose translation MRRLPLRDIEAFVAVARAGSLAQAAVAMNLSVPALSRRIQQLEATFGVRLFERQPRGLVLTAAGDSYFAALDPAWRSMTQATEALRRQEDDAGLTVSVMPTFAANWLIPRLPRFQAQHRTVQIVLQTSAEIEDLHARSELDCAIRLGRGPWPGVTSEPLLAVDAVPVLSPQLRDRRGIPRHPRDLVNARLICTDHQIEFWQEWFAASGIDAAPTDCLVFDNLQVVYEAASAGMGIALGLDPVVRPFIDAGRLVPLFAERVRLPRQFHLVRRSSADGKARDFAVFRDWLFSEAARFAT comes from the coding sequence ATGCGACGCCTTCCCCTCCGAGACATCGAAGCCTTCGTGGCCGTGGCCCGCGCCGGCAGCCTCGCGCAGGCGGCTGTGGCCATGAATTTGAGCGTGCCGGCACTGAGCCGTCGCATTCAGCAGCTCGAAGCTACGTTCGGCGTGCGGCTGTTCGAGCGACAGCCGCGCGGGCTCGTGCTCACTGCGGCAGGCGATAGCTATTTTGCCGCGCTCGATCCGGCCTGGCGAAGCATGACCCAGGCGACAGAGGCGCTGCGCAGGCAGGAGGACGATGCCGGGCTCACCGTCAGCGTGATGCCGACCTTCGCGGCGAACTGGCTGATCCCGCGACTGCCACGTTTCCAGGCGCAGCACAGGACGGTGCAGATCGTATTGCAGACATCGGCCGAGATCGAGGATCTCCATGCGCGGTCCGAGCTCGACTGCGCGATCCGGCTGGGGCGGGGACCGTGGCCGGGGGTCACCAGCGAACCGCTGCTGGCGGTGGATGCGGTGCCGGTGCTGAGCCCGCAATTGCGTGATCGGCGCGGCATCCCGCGGCATCCGCGCGACCTCGTCAACGCCAGGCTGATCTGCACCGACCACCAGATCGAATTCTGGCAGGAGTGGTTCGCCGCCTCCGGCATCGACGCCGCGCCGACGGACTGCCTCGTTTTCGACAATCTCCAGGTCGTCTACGAGGCCGCGAGCGCCGGTATGGGTATCGCGCTCGGGCTCGATCCGGTGGTGCGGCCGTTCATCGACGCCGGCCGGCTCGTGCCGTTGTTCGCCGAGCGCGTGCGCCTGCCGCGGCAGTTTCATCTCGTGCGCCGGAGCTCCGCCGACGGGAAGGCCCGCGACTTTGCCGTGTTTCGCGATTGGCTGTTTTCGGAGGCCGCGCGCTTCGCCACATGA